The Actinomycetota bacterium genomic sequence TTTTTCAAAAGATTCGACATCCAGTGATTCAATACTGTTAATCACTCCCGGCAGAAGGCGTGCAATCCCGTCTATAAGAATCATTGCCGGAATTTCACCTCCGGTAAGAACATAGTCGCCAGCAGAGATCTCCAGATCCACAACTAATTCAGAAACTCTTTCATCCACTCCTTCATACCTTCCGCATAACATTATTATGTTTTCCATACCTGATAATTCCTTAATCATCTTTTGATTAAGCACTTTCCCTCTGGGGGTAAAAAGAATGGTTTTCTGTTTTTCGCTTTTTACGCCCTTGTTTTCTTTTTTAATAAACCGGACTGCATCAAAAAATGGTTGAACCATCATCACCATGCCGAATCCGCCACCATATGGTTTGTCATCTACCTTTCGGTGTCTGTCTTTTGAAAAGTCTCTCAGATTATGGATATTAAGTCTGATTATTTCTTTACTGAAAGCTTCTTTTATAACTCCATAGTCTGCAAAATTTTTGATTAGTTGTGGAAAAATGGTTACAACATCTACTATCATAATTGCTGAACTGATTTTTAATCAATTATTAATTTTATTAAAGAATAATTTTTAATCTTAAGCTCAAATATATTCCGGAAGTTTGTTGACTATTATTTTTTTTGATTCAGTTTCAATACTTTTTATGTATTCTTCTGTTAATGGAATATAAAAAAAGTTTCCCTTTATGCCTGATATTTTAATATCAGGCGATAATTTCTTAACAAGAAGGCTGTCATTTGCCTTACCCTGATGAACCTCAATAACCTTCGCAAATGAAAGCCCTTCAGAATCAGTAATAATGCAATCGATCAGATCATCTATCCAGTACATTTCTTCCTCAGGAGCAGGAAAATCGATATCTTTTCTGTATAGCTTGCTTCCTCTCAGAATTTCTGCATCATTTCTGCTGTTTATTTCCCTGAATTTGACAATTGCGCTTTTACGTAAAGTGAAATCAGGATTTTTTATGTATTCTATTTCAAGAGAATTTCTGTCCGGATCATCAAACAGCAAAACAAGACCCGGTATAACAGTATTGGGATAATCAGTAATTATATTTAATATAACCTCACCTTTTATACCATGAGGCTTACTGATTATCCCAACCAATCTTAAATCAAAATCTTTTTCAGACATTTAACTGTCTAAAATATATATAAATTAACAAATTCAATCAATAATCTTTACAATAGATGATTTTCCTCTTTTTGCAGAAGCAGCTCTCATAACAACTCTTATGGCATTGGCTGTTCTTCCTTTTTTTCCTATAACCTTGCCCAAATCGTTCTCAGCAACCTTGAGCTTGAATATTACAGTCTTGTCTCCTTCCTCTTCCTCAGTTATCTCTACTTCATCAGGGTTATCAACCAGCTCTTTTACCATGTACTCTAGTAATTCTTTCACTGTTTACCTCCAGTTATTGATTGCTTTCACTATCGCTTTTTAAATTAACTATATCAAACAATTTCCTGACAGTATTTGTAGGAGTTGCACCTTTTTTCAGCCAGTCCATAGCTTTTTCCTTATCAAGCTCAATTGTTGAGGGGTTTGTCTTTGGATCATAAGTTCCTATATTTTCAATAAATCTTCCGTCACGGGGAGAACGGCTGTCTGCAACAATAATTCTGTAATATGGTTGCTTTTTGGAGCCCATTCTCGTTAATCTAATCTTTACGCTCAAATCAATTCCTCCTGTAGTTGGCATATACCGTATTT encodes the following:
- the rimM gene encoding 16S rRNA processing protein RimM — translated: MSEKDFDLRLVGIISKPHGIKGEVILNIITDYPNTVIPGLVLLFDDPDRNSLEIEYIKNPDFTLRKSAIVKFREINSRNDAEILRGSKLYRKDIDFPAPEEEMYWIDDLIDCIITDSEGLSFAKVIEVHQGKANDSLLVKKLSPDIKISGIKGNFFYIPLTEEYIKSIETESKKIIVNKLPEYI
- a CDS encoding KH domain-containing protein, whose product is MKELLEYMVKELVDNPDEVEITEEEEGDKTVIFKLKVAENDLGKVIGKKGRTANAIRVVMRAASAKRGKSSIVKIID
- the trmD gene encoding tRNA (guanosine(37)-N1)-methyltransferase TrmD; translated protein: MIVDVVTIFPQLIKNFADYGVIKEAFSKEIIRLNIHNLRDFSKDRHRKVDDKPYGGGFGMVMMVQPFFDAVRFIKKENKGVKSEKQKTILFTPRGKVLNQKMIKELSGMENIIMLCGRYEGVDERVSELVVDLEISAGDYVLTGGEIPAMILIDGIARLLPGVINSIESLDVESFEKNLLEYPQYTRPSVFRNRRVPEILLSGNHAEIEKWRKEKSEKITRERRPDLFDKSF
- the rpsP gene encoding 30S ribosomal protein S16 — translated: MSVKIRLTRMGSKKQPYYRIIVADSRSPRDGRFIENIGTYDPKTNPSTIELDKEKAMDWLKKGATPTNTVRKLFDIVNLKSDSESNQ